AATTACGGCCGGGCCGGCTACACCTTTACAGGCAGCCGGCCCGATATCTCTTCATGAGGCGAGGGCGGTGTCAGCCTTCTGAACCCAGGAAAGCGGGCGGAACGTCAGGCGCATCAATTGCCGCGCGTTTCCGGCCATGGCAGGCACATAGATCAGTCCGTTCAGCGACATCTCGAACATGCCGGATTCGCGCTCAGTCATGCCGTCGTAAATGATCTCGCTCCCAGGCGAGAGCGCGCGCTGGCGATCGAACTCAATACGCGTATCCAGCGTTTCCGCGGGAAAGGTTGTCGCCGACGCAATCTGCACCCAGTTCATCTCCTTGCCGAACATGAGCGCGACGTCGAAGTCGGAAATGGGCACGACGAGCGAATAGAAGCCGTCGTAAGTCGCGCGCGCGGTCAGCGTCTCGGTCGCGGTTTCATTGCCGCGCACGAAAAGCGCGGGAATTCGCGTCTCGCGGTACGTCGTATCGTCGACGGTGAAATCCAGACGGTGACGGCGCACGGCCATTAGAAAGATCGCCTGATCGATGCCTGCGTGGCGCATCTCGTACGGATAACCCGGACGAAAACCCTTGCCGATGCTGCGCATATAGAAGGGTCCGCGCTGACGAAGCCCTTCGATGCCCGCGTCGTTATCCGCGACGTTGAATGCGTGAATGGACGCCCCGTTAATCTCGAACACCGTCTCATTGCCGCCGGCCACTTCGTCGCGGTCCGGGAGATACAGTAGGCGTGCGAGGCAGATGGCCGCATCGACGCGTAGTCGTTCAGCCGTCAGGCGGGGAAAGCTGGTGGCCGGCATCACGGCCATATCGCGGACAAAGCGGACGCAAGCATCCTGGATTTCTCCGCTTTGCGCGATTTGCTTCTCGCTTTTCGCAGATTGGTTGAGAAGCGGCGTGCCGTCGTCCTTGAAGTCATACACGCTGCCGGTTTTGAGCGAGCACATCTGCTCGAAATGGCCAATATGCGCGATCAACATCTCCATCACGTTTTCATCGGCCCAGCGGCTGTCGACGACGCCCGCGCGATCCGCGCGCCAGCCGGGTGTATCCAGCGAAACGAGATAGCGCCCGACGATCTCCACGTCGTAATACTTCTTGAACAGTTTGCCGAGCGAGCGCTGAATGGAGCCGTAGTAACCCAGGTCCACGATCACGAGCGTGTCGCCGCGCTCGAGTCCGACGGTGCGCTGCAGATGGCGAAAGAGCCGCTGACGAAGCGCCGCGCTGCGTTCGATGATGAGCTTCACCGTGCGCGGTTCCAGCACGAGACGCCGGAACGTCTGCAGCGGATTGGCGGATGCGTTTGCCTCGGCGAGCAGTTTGCCGGTTTCTTTGGGCGGCAGTTGCAGCTGGTCTGCGCCGAACTTCATCATCTGCGGGTTGATGACCTCTGTACTCAGATAACGCTCGATGGCCTCGCGGCTGTCGAAGGTCGAACCGGCGGCGACGAACCGCCCGACGTACGCTTCATTGCCGATCGGGCCGCCGTGCAGCGCTTCGCATGCCCGATGAATCAGATGCCCGTCGCGCAGCAGAAACGCGAGCTTGTGCGGTCGGCCACGCGCTTTGAGATCCTCATGCGTGTCCAGCACGAAGCGCGCGAACGCGTGCATGATCGGGCCGACCGACCAGTAGCCGATGCGCTCGTTCGTGCTCATGTTGCGGCCCTGTTGCAGGGAGCGCATCGCGTGATGCAAGCTCGGCGCGGGCTTCGTCGCGCGGATCGACGGAAACAGCACGCGCGCCGCCATCAGCCGCTGCCGGTCCGCTTTATGCATTTCTTCGTCGCGCTGCTGGAAATGCAGTACGCCGATGCCCATCTGCTGTGGAACGGCCCAGTCCGCGTACGGGTTGTCGCCGGTATGGAGAATCTCCGACGGCGCGACGCCCAGCCGTTCCGTCACGACATTCCAGAGTCC
The Caballeronia sp. M1242 DNA segment above includes these coding regions:
- a CDS encoding HAD family hydrolase produces the protein MQADKNVLPDQLAETWSARAPSHTVATFDCFDTLFWRAVQEPVDVYYALAEDPLFVEHGVSARVRTMAESEARKQNYFATRKSEATLEQIYAEAAPHADEATVSALAEREVDKEIEIGFIFEPVLALLREAKIRGLRTAIVSDTYYSEAQLRRILFTTAPELESLIDVVFCSSEFGVSKSTGLWNVVTERLGVAPSEILHTGDNPYADWAVPQQMGIGVLHFQQRDEEMHKADRQRLMAARVLFPSIRATKPAPSLHHAMRSLQQGRNMSTNERIGYWSVGPIMHAFARFVLDTHEDLKARGRPHKLAFLLRDGHLIHRACEALHGGPIGNEAYVGRFVAAGSTFDSREAIERYLSTEVINPQMMKFGADQLQLPPKETGKLLAEANASANPLQTFRRLVLEPRTVKLIIERSAALRQRLFRHLQRTVGLERGDTLVIVDLGYYGSIQRSLGKLFKKYYDVEIVGRYLVSLDTPGWRADRAGVVDSRWADENVMEMLIAHIGHFEQMCSLKTGSVYDFKDDGTPLLNQSAKSEKQIAQSGEIQDACVRFVRDMAVMPATSFPRLTAERLRVDAAICLARLLYLPDRDEVAGGNETVFEINGASIHAFNVADNDAGIEGLRQRGPFYMRSIGKGFRPGYPYEMRHAGIDQAIFLMAVRRHRLDFTVDDTTYRETRIPALFVRGNETATETLTARATYDGFYSLVVPISDFDVALMFGKEMNWVQIASATTFPAETLDTRIEFDRQRALSPGSEIIYDGMTERESGMFEMSLNGLIYVPAMAGNARQLMRLTFRPLSWVQKADTALAS